A genomic region of Burkholderia humptydooensis contains the following coding sequences:
- a CDS encoding N-acyl-D-amino-acid deacylase family protein yields the protein MARYDTIIRNGLWFDGTLAEPGTRDLGIRDGRVATVSDAPLAADGASIIDATGKWVMPGFVDIHTHYDAEILVSPGLPESVRHGVTSVFLGSCSLSTVHANALDCTDLFSRVEALPREQMLAVLSRVKTWDTAASYVRHLESLPLGPNVAAFLGHSDLRTHVLGLGRAVDDRVRPHEAELQRMERLLGDALDAGFVGLSSMTTPWDKLDGERYRSKSLPSTFATWREYRRLNRVLRRRGRVLQSAPNTTNPLNGLLFMAESCGYFVRKPLRTSLLVAADSKAAPRGTVDVLLGGVRLANALFRGELVWQHLPVPFEVYADGIDFVIFEEFGAGRAALHLADALERNRLLQNEGYRREFRKQVGKGLDLRLWTRDLHDTRIVGCPDASVVGKSFGRVADERGIHPADAFLDLVVAHGQKLRWCMTIANHRADVLDRIATHPSLQIGFADSGAHLRNMAFYNAPVRFLRRVREAERAGRPFMSVQQAVHRLTGELGAYFGIDAGTLRAGDRADIVIVDPEHLDASVDAYHEEDMAVFGGLRRLVNRSGAAIAATLVNGQLVYRDGAFADGFGETRRSGQFLRAATR from the coding sequence ATGGCGCGCTACGACACGATCATCCGCAACGGCCTATGGTTCGACGGCACGCTGGCCGAGCCGGGCACGCGCGACCTCGGCATACGCGACGGCCGCGTCGCGACCGTGTCGGACGCGCCGCTCGCCGCGGACGGCGCGAGCATAATCGACGCGACCGGCAAATGGGTGATGCCCGGCTTCGTCGACATTCACACGCATTACGACGCCGAGATTCTCGTGTCGCCGGGGCTGCCCGAATCGGTGCGGCACGGCGTGACGAGCGTCTTCCTCGGCTCGTGCTCGCTGTCGACGGTCCACGCGAACGCGCTCGACTGCACCGACCTCTTCAGCCGCGTCGAGGCGCTGCCGCGCGAGCAGATGCTCGCCGTGCTGTCGCGCGTGAAGACCTGGGACACTGCGGCTTCGTACGTCCGCCATCTCGAATCGCTGCCGCTCGGCCCGAACGTCGCCGCGTTCCTCGGCCATTCGGACCTGCGCACGCACGTGCTCGGCCTCGGGCGCGCGGTCGACGACCGCGTGCGGCCGCACGAGGCCGAGCTGCAACGGATGGAGCGGCTGCTCGGCGACGCGCTCGACGCGGGCTTCGTCGGCCTGTCGTCGATGACGACGCCGTGGGACAAGCTCGACGGCGAGCGCTACCGGTCGAAGTCGCTGCCGTCGACGTTCGCGACGTGGCGCGAGTACCGTCGGCTCAATCGCGTGCTGCGCCGCCGCGGCCGCGTGCTGCAAAGCGCGCCGAACACGACGAATCCGCTGAACGGCCTGCTCTTCATGGCCGAGAGCTGCGGCTACTTCGTGCGCAAGCCGCTGCGCACGTCGCTCCTCGTCGCGGCCGACAGCAAGGCCGCGCCGCGCGGCACCGTCGACGTGCTGCTCGGCGGCGTGCGGCTCGCGAACGCGCTGTTTCGCGGCGAGCTCGTCTGGCAGCATCTGCCGGTGCCGTTCGAAGTCTATGCGGACGGCATCGATTTCGTGATCTTCGAGGAATTCGGCGCGGGCCGCGCGGCGCTGCATCTCGCCGACGCGCTCGAGCGCAACCGGCTGCTGCAGAACGAAGGCTACCGGCGCGAGTTCCGCAAGCAGGTCGGCAAGGGGCTCGACCTGCGGCTGTGGACGCGCGATCTGCACGACACGCGGATCGTCGGCTGCCCGGATGCGTCGGTGGTCGGCAAGTCGTTCGGCCGGGTCGCGGACGAGCGCGGCATCCATCCGGCGGACGCGTTCCTCGATCTCGTCGTCGCGCACGGACAGAAGCTGCGCTGGTGCATGACGATCGCGAATCACCGCGCGGACGTGCTCGACCGGATCGCGACGCATCCGTCGCTGCAGATCGGCTTCGCCGATTCGGGCGCGCACCTGCGCAACATGGCGTTCTACAACGCGCCCGTGCGCTTCCTGCGCCGCGTGCGCGAGGCCGAGCGCGCCGGACGGCCGTTCATGTCGGTGCAGCAGGCGGTGCATCGCTTGACGGGCGAGCTCGGCGCGTACTTCGGGATCGATGCCGGCACGCTGCGCGCGGGCGACCGCGCCGATATCGTGATCGTCGATCCCGAGCATCTCGACGCGTCGGTCGACGCCTATCACGAAGAGGACATGGCCGTGTTCGGCGGGCTGCGGCGGCTCGTGAACCGCAGCGGCGCGGCGATCGCGGCGACGCTCGTCAACGGGCAGCTCGTGTATCGCGACGGCGCGTTCGCCGACGGTTTCGGCGAGACGCGGCGCTCGGGGCAGTTCCTGCGCGCGGCGACGCGCTAG
- a CDS encoding rhomboid family intramembrane serine protease, with translation MTLAIVVLNLIGFFVELADPDRVLSLFALWPPLPRTGAPSAAPAFHVWQIVTYSALHAGLSHLLFNMLGLVMFGRDVERALGRARFGTLYLASVVCGALTQLAVARYTAAGAAPTIGASAGVFGVLAAYALLYPSRRIVLLIPPIPMRAWVFALLYAGVELLLGVAGAASGIAHFAHLGGMFGAIALMLFWARPRKAWPLE, from the coding sequence ATGACGCTCGCCATCGTCGTCCTGAACCTGATCGGCTTCTTCGTCGAGCTCGCCGATCCCGACCGCGTGCTGTCGCTGTTTGCGCTATGGCCGCCGCTTCCCCGCACGGGCGCCCCATCCGCCGCGCCCGCGTTCCATGTCTGGCAGATCGTCACGTACAGCGCGCTGCACGCGGGGCTGTCGCACCTGTTGTTCAACATGCTCGGGCTCGTGATGTTCGGCCGCGATGTCGAGCGCGCGCTCGGCCGCGCGCGCTTCGGCACGCTTTATCTCGCGAGCGTCGTCTGCGGCGCGCTCACGCAGCTCGCGGTCGCGCGCTACACGGCGGCGGGCGCCGCGCCGACGATCGGCGCGTCGGCGGGCGTGTTCGGCGTGCTCGCCGCGTACGCGCTGCTGTACCCGTCGCGCCGCATCGTGCTGCTGATTCCGCCGATTCCGATGCGCGCGTGGGTGTTCGCGCTGCTCTACGCGGGCGTCGAGCTGCTGCTCGGCGTCGCGGGCGCGGCGAGCGGCATCGCGCATTTCGCGCATCTGGGCGGGATGTTCGGCGCGATCGCGCTGATGCTGTTCTGGGCGCGGCCGCGAAAGGCATGGCCGCTCGAATGA
- a CDS encoding efflux RND transporter permease subunit — MNAGAPHDSGAARARFTDVFVRRPVLSLVFSLLILLVGLRALMSLPVRQYPALESATISVETDYPGASQDLMQGFVTTPIAQSIATADGIEYITSTTTQGKSVVKARLRLNANADRAMTEVMAKVQQVKYKLPADAYDSVITKLTDAPTAVMYLGFASDTLSIPQITDYVVRVAQPLVTTVPGVASAEILGGQNLAMRVWLDATRLAAHGLSAGDVAAAIRANNVQAAPGQVKGSLTIADISANTDLTDVGAFNEMVVKNAPNGGGLVRLKDVATAEIGGENYNSSALMNGRRAVYIAVNATPAGNPLEIVRGVGAVLPAMERNKPASIQIANMFDGARFVNASIAEVRSTLAEAIAIVVVVIFLFLGSFRAVIIPVLTIPLSLVGSAALMLAAGFSLNLLTLLAMVLAIGLVVDDAIVVVENIHRHIEEGEPPVRAALIGAREIASPVLVMMATLISVYAPIGLMGGLTGSLFKEFAFTLAGAVLVSGIVALTLSPMLGSLLLTSKMSEGRVAKAIEHALERVTRVYRRGLRASLAARPAILLIGAGVLAGIMLLFSGVKRELAPQEDQGSIMVAVKAPQYANLDYMERYAPDIERVFRTLPEADTSFILNSYGGSNLGFAGVNLVDWDRRARSASALQALIQARGDEIRGDRVFAFQLPALPASSGGLPIQMVLRAPSSFADLYAQMERIKAAAQKSGLFAVVDSDLTFDSRAVGVTIDRNQANTLGVTMKDIADTLAVLVGENYVNRFNFKGRSYDVIPQVSRGERLSSEMLSRYYVKTGSGQMIPLSTVIHVTNGSQANALSQFNQMNAATFSAVPAPGVTMGEAVAFLEAQKLPPGVSIDWLGESRQYVQEGNRLAVTFGFALIVIFLVLAAQFESLRDPLVILVSVPLSVCGALAPLYLGFATLNIYTQIGLVTLIGLISKHGILMVSFANDLQRHDGLDRRAAIERAAAVRLRPILMTTAAMVAGLVPLVFAAGAGAASRFAIGITVSAGMLVGTLFTLFVLPTVYTFVAKDHGAAMRSERAQLLAAIR; from the coding sequence ATGAACGCCGGCGCACCTCACGATTCGGGCGCGGCGCGCGCGCGCTTCACGGACGTGTTCGTCCGCCGCCCGGTGCTGTCGCTCGTGTTCAGCCTGCTGATCCTGCTCGTCGGCCTGCGCGCGCTGATGTCGCTGCCGGTGCGCCAGTATCCGGCGCTCGAGAGCGCGACGATCAGCGTCGAGACCGATTACCCCGGCGCGTCGCAGGACCTGATGCAGGGCTTCGTGACGACGCCGATCGCGCAATCGATCGCGACCGCCGACGGCATCGAGTACATCACGTCGACGACGACGCAGGGCAAGAGCGTCGTGAAGGCTCGGCTGCGCCTGAACGCGAACGCGGATCGCGCGATGACCGAGGTGATGGCCAAGGTCCAGCAGGTGAAGTACAAGCTGCCCGCCGACGCGTACGATTCGGTGATCACGAAGCTCACCGACGCGCCGACGGCGGTGATGTATCTCGGCTTCGCGAGCGACACGCTGTCGATTCCGCAGATCACCGATTACGTCGTGCGTGTCGCGCAGCCGCTCGTGACGACGGTGCCGGGCGTCGCCTCCGCCGAGATTCTCGGCGGCCAGAACCTCGCGATGCGGGTCTGGCTCGACGCGACGCGGCTCGCCGCGCACGGGCTGTCCGCGGGCGACGTCGCCGCGGCGATCCGCGCGAACAACGTGCAGGCAGCGCCGGGCCAGGTCAAGGGCTCGCTCACGATCGCCGACATCTCGGCGAACACCGATCTGACCGACGTCGGCGCGTTCAACGAGATGGTCGTGAAAAACGCGCCGAACGGCGGCGGGCTCGTGCGGCTGAAGGACGTCGCAACCGCGGAGATCGGCGGCGAGAACTACAACTCGAGCGCGCTGATGAACGGCCGCCGCGCGGTGTACATCGCGGTCAACGCGACGCCCGCGGGCAATCCGCTCGAGATCGTGCGCGGCGTCGGCGCGGTGCTGCCCGCGATGGAGCGCAACAAGCCGGCGAGCATCCAGATCGCAAACATGTTCGACGGCGCGCGCTTCGTCAACGCGTCGATTGCCGAAGTCCGCTCGACGCTCGCCGAGGCGATCGCGATCGTCGTCGTCGTGATCTTCCTGTTCCTCGGCTCGTTTCGCGCGGTGATCATCCCGGTGCTGACGATTCCGCTGTCGCTCGTCGGCTCGGCCGCGCTGATGCTTGCCGCGGGCTTCTCGCTGAACCTGCTGACGCTGCTCGCGATGGTGCTCGCGATCGGGCTCGTCGTCGACGATGCGATCGTCGTCGTCGAGAACATCCACCGCCACATCGAGGAAGGCGAGCCGCCCGTGCGCGCGGCGCTGATCGGCGCGCGCGAGATCGCGTCGCCCGTGCTCGTGATGATGGCCACGCTGATTTCCGTCTACGCGCCGATCGGGCTGATGGGCGGCCTCACCGGCTCGCTCTTCAAGGAGTTCGCGTTCACGCTCGCGGGCGCGGTGCTCGTGTCGGGGATCGTCGCGCTCACGCTGTCGCCGATGCTCGGCTCGCTGCTCTTGACGAGCAAGATGTCCGAAGGCCGCGTCGCGAAAGCGATCGAACACGCGCTCGAGCGCGTCACGCGCGTCTATCGACGCGGCCTGCGCGCGAGCCTCGCCGCGCGGCCCGCGATTCTGCTGATCGGCGCCGGCGTGCTGGCGGGCATCATGCTGCTCTTCTCCGGTGTGAAGCGCGAGCTCGCGCCGCAGGAGGACCAGGGCTCGATCATGGTCGCGGTGAAGGCGCCGCAGTACGCGAACCTCGACTACATGGAGCGCTACGCGCCCGACATCGAGCGCGTGTTCCGCACGCTGCCCGAAGCCGACACGAGCTTCATCCTGAACAGCTACGGCGGCAGCAATCTCGGCTTCGCCGGCGTGAACCTGGTCGACTGGGACAGGCGCGCGCGCAGCGCGTCGGCGCTGCAGGCGCTGATCCAGGCGCGCGGCGACGAGATCCGCGGCGACCGCGTGTTCGCGTTCCAGCTCCCGGCGCTGCCCGCGTCGAGCGGCGGGCTGCCGATCCAGATGGTGCTGCGCGCGCCGTCGAGCTTCGCGGATCTCTACGCGCAAATGGAGCGGATCAAGGCGGCGGCGCAAAAGAGCGGCCTCTTCGCGGTCGTCGACAGCGACCTGACGTTCGACAGCCGCGCGGTCGGCGTGACGATCGACCGCAATCAGGCGAACACGCTCGGCGTGACGATGAAGGACATCGCCGATACGCTCGCCGTGCTCGTTGGAGAGAACTACGTGAACCGCTTCAACTTCAAGGGCCGCTCGTACGACGTGATTCCGCAGGTGTCGCGCGGCGAGCGGCTGTCGTCGGAGATGCTGAGCCGCTATTACGTGAAGACGGGTTCCGGCCAGATGATCCCGCTGTCGACGGTGATCCACGTGACGAACGGCAGTCAGGCGAACGCGCTCAGCCAGTTCAACCAGATGAATGCGGCGACGTTTTCCGCCGTGCCCGCGCCGGGCGTGACGATGGGCGAGGCGGTCGCGTTCCTCGAGGCGCAGAAGCTGCCGCCCGGCGTCTCGATCGACTGGCTCGGCGAATCGCGGCAGTACGTGCAGGAAGGCAACCGGCTCGCCGTCACGTTCGGCTTCGCGCTGATCGTGATCTTCCTCGTGCTCGCCGCGCAGTTCGAGAGCCTGCGCGATCCGCTCGTGATCCTCGTCTCGGTGCCGCTGTCGGTCTGCGGCGCGCTCGCGCCGCTCTACCTCGGCTTCGCGACGCTCAACATCTATACGCAAATCGGGCTCGTCACGCTGATCGGGCTGATCTCGAAGCACGGAATCCTGATGGTCAGCTTCGCGAACGATCTGCAGCGCCACGACGGGCTCGACCGGCGCGCGGCGATCGAGCGCGCGGCGGCGGTGCGGCTGCGGCCGATCCTGATGACGACAGCGGCGATGGTCGCGGGCCTCGTGCCGCTCGTGTTCGCCGCGGGCGCCGGCGCGGCGAGCCGCTTCGCGATCGGCATCACGGTGTCGGCCGGCATGCTGGTCGGCACGCTCTTCACGCTGTTCGTGCTCCCCACCGTCTACACGTTCGTCGCGAAGGATCACGGCGCGGCGATGCGCAGCGAGCGCGCGCAACTGCTCGCAGCCATTCGATAA
- a CDS encoding BCAM0308 family protein, producing the protein MIHGSNELYAAMRRRRDRTPRAHPADSYGAPVRLKSGMGCTECGALYDDGRWSWHATAGALLQIVCPACRRIRERASAGELVLAGGYFARRRDDIVALLRRHAGDDLGARPLERLLSIDALPARMVVRTTGSHLVHRLSEALVRAHCGDLEIDYREGEDVLRARWMRETA; encoded by the coding sequence ATGATCCACGGATCGAACGAACTCTATGCGGCGATGCGGCGGCGCCGCGATCGCACGCCGCGCGCGCATCCCGCGGACAGCTATGGCGCGCCGGTGCGCCTGAAGAGCGGCATGGGCTGCACCGAATGCGGCGCGCTGTACGACGACGGCCGCTGGAGCTGGCACGCGACGGCGGGCGCGCTGCTGCAGATCGTGTGCCCCGCGTGCCGCCGGATCCGCGAGCGCGCGAGCGCGGGCGAGCTGGTGCTCGCAGGCGGCTACTTCGCGCGCCGCCGCGACGACATCGTCGCGCTGCTGCGCCGTCACGCGGGCGACGACCTCGGCGCCCGCCCGCTCGAGCGCCTCCTGTCGATCGACGCGCTGCCCGCGCGCATGGTCGTGCGCACGACGGGCTCGCATCTCGTCCACCGGCTGAGCGAGGCGCTCGTGCGCGCGCACTGCGGCGATCTCGAAATCGACTATCGTGAAGGAGAGGACGTGCTGCGCGCGCGCTGGATGCGCGAGACCGCATAG
- a CDS encoding helix-turn-helix transcriptional regulator — protein sequence MDDNFSKQEIPVSERVLNVLKRRGPLQAAELGAYLGTTGEAARQQLKKLEADGLVEAENVPQGVGRPARIWRLTSLGHGHFPDAHADMTVDLIRIIRTTLGQPTLDLLIAARETEMRRTYAQTLAGVTDPEKRIARLAELRDREGYFAEWSRAPDGDGWLFIENHCPICAAATACQGFCRSELEIFREMLGDALTIERIEHIPAGARRCAYRIRPSGARTRDEDGRARGE from the coding sequence ATGGACGATAATTTCTCAAAGCAGGAAATTCCGGTCTCCGAGCGCGTGCTGAACGTGCTGAAGCGGCGCGGGCCGCTGCAGGCGGCCGAGCTCGGCGCGTATCTCGGCACGACGGGCGAAGCCGCGCGGCAGCAATTGAAGAAGCTCGAGGCGGACGGGCTCGTCGAGGCGGAAAACGTGCCGCAGGGCGTCGGGCGGCCGGCGCGGATCTGGCGGCTCACGTCGCTCGGCCACGGCCACTTTCCGGACGCGCACGCGGACATGACGGTCGACCTGATCCGGATCATCCGCACGACGCTCGGCCAGCCGACGCTCGATCTGCTGATCGCCGCGCGCGAGACGGAGATGCGCCGCACCTACGCGCAGACGCTCGCCGGCGTGACGGACCCGGAGAAGCGGATCGCGCGGCTCGCGGAGCTGCGCGACCGCGAAGGCTATTTCGCCGAGTGGTCGCGCGCGCCGGACGGCGACGGCTGGCTCTTCATCGAGAATCACTGCCCGATCTGCGCGGCCGCGACCGCGTGCCAGGGGTTCTGCCGCTCGGAGCTCGAGATTTTTCGCGAGATGCTGGGCGATGCGCTGACGATCGAGCGCATCGAGCACATTCCGGCCGGCGCGCGGCGTTGCGCGTACCGGATTCGGCCGAGCGGCGCGAGGACGAGGGACGAAGACGGGCGCGCGCGTGGCGAATGA
- a CDS encoding efflux RND transporter periplasmic adaptor subunit — MGRRLLLALALLAFIFGGLFLWRESRVQAADHPPAPPTVLTVSAVAVRAAPERVTLDAVGSLDAVRQVTLAPEVAGRIVALHFEAGATVRKGQLIVQLFDEPERAKLASIQAKAAYAKRQLDRSQALAQTGAEPRNIFDQHRFDFDASAADIRETQAVITQKAVRAPFDGVLGLRRVNLGQYLSAGDAIATLTDLDTLYANFTVPQKNLSQLRLGQNVSITTDAYPDRALIGRVSAIEPQIGADTRNVAVQATLANPDHLLRPGMYIQARLELPPRERALTVPDTAVQTSQRGESVLVVGKPGRDGLGVVRLQPVRTGRRAEGRIAIADGLRPGDVVVASGQVRLAAGDRVKVALDDGAGSGAAQ; from the coding sequence ATGGGCCGTCGGCTATTGCTTGCATTGGCGCTGTTGGCGTTCATTTTCGGCGGGTTGTTCCTGTGGCGGGAAAGCCGCGTGCAGGCCGCCGATCATCCCCCCGCTCCCCCGACCGTGCTGACGGTTTCGGCCGTCGCCGTGCGCGCCGCGCCCGAGCGCGTGACACTCGACGCGGTCGGCTCGCTCGACGCGGTCCGCCAGGTGACGCTCGCGCCCGAAGTGGCCGGCCGAATCGTCGCGCTGCACTTCGAAGCCGGCGCGACGGTTCGCAAGGGGCAGTTGATCGTTCAGCTCTTCGACGAGCCGGAGCGCGCGAAGCTCGCATCGATCCAGGCGAAGGCCGCGTACGCGAAGCGCCAGCTCGACCGGTCGCAGGCGCTCGCGCAGACGGGCGCGGAGCCGCGCAACATCTTCGATCAGCACCGCTTCGATTTCGACGCGTCCGCGGCCGACATCCGCGAGACGCAAGCGGTGATCACGCAAAAGGCGGTGCGCGCGCCGTTCGACGGCGTGCTCGGCCTGCGCCGCGTGAACCTCGGCCAGTATCTGAGCGCGGGCGACGCGATCGCGACGCTCACTGATCTCGATACGCTGTACGCGAACTTCACGGTGCCGCAGAAGAACCTGAGCCAGTTGCGCCTCGGCCAGAACGTATCGATCACGACGGATGCGTATCCGGATCGCGCGCTCATCGGGCGCGTGAGCGCGATCGAGCCGCAAATCGGCGCCGACACGCGCAACGTCGCCGTGCAGGCGACGCTCGCGAACCCCGATCATCTGCTGCGCCCGGGCATGTACATCCAGGCGCGGCTCGAATTGCCGCCGCGCGAGCGCGCGCTGACGGTGCCCGACACGGCGGTGCAGACGTCGCAGCGCGGCGAATCGGTGCTCGTCGTCGGCAAGCCGGGCCGCGACGGGCTCGGCGTCGTGCGGCTGCAACCGGTGAGGACCGGGCGGCGCGCCGAAGGCCGCATCGCGATCGCCGACGGGCTGCGGCCGGGCGACGTCGTCGTCGCATCGGGCCAAGTGCGGCTCGCGGCGGGCGACAGGGTGAAAGTGGCGCTCGACGACGGCGCGGGCTCGGGAGCCGCGCAATGA
- the ftsH gene encoding ATP-dependent zinc metalloprotease FtsH, translating to MKSETGYLGFVVVLVFMVLLALQLATLSAPATQIAYSDFRKLATAAQVDDLEVSQTRITGVLRNAAAAAALPASDADAIKRAGAPWRFSTKRVTDERLIDTLAATGTRYRGADDDTWIGTLASWIVPVAVFVLVWNLMLRRPRGGLQDWSGVGKSKPRVYMEAKTGIDFDDIAGIDEAKAELQQIVAFLRAPARYQRLGGKIPKGVLIVGAPGTGKTLLAKAVAGEAGVPFFSTSGSSFVEMFVGVGAARVRDLFEQAQQKAPCIIFIDELDALGKVRGAGLASGNDEREQTLNQLLVEMDGFQANSGVIIMAATNRPEILDPALLRPGRFDRHIAIDRPDLTGRRQILSVHVKHVKLAPDVDLGELASRTPGFVGADLANIVNEAALHAAELDKPAIDMSDFDEAIDRAMTGMERKSRVMSEREKITIAHHEAGHALIAQTRAHSDPVKKVSIIPRGIAALGYTQQVPTEDRYVLRKSELLDRLDVLLGGRVAEEIVFGDVSTGAENDLERATEMARHMVARYGMSERIGLATFGDGEGPGLPPVVWQRGGERCSESTATRIDDEIQRLLAEAHDRVSRTLKERRGALDRIAQYLLKHEVVDHEKLVRLVNDEPVPEGDAGGGAAKRGGENPEPAKPLPDVGKIGVTDKADKADQSVPQ from the coding sequence ATGAAGAGCGAAACCGGATACTTGGGATTCGTCGTCGTGCTCGTGTTCATGGTGCTGCTCGCGCTGCAACTCGCGACGCTCAGCGCACCGGCGACGCAGATCGCGTACAGCGATTTCCGCAAGCTCGCGACGGCCGCGCAGGTCGACGATCTCGAAGTCAGCCAGACGCGGATCACGGGCGTGCTGCGCAACGCGGCCGCGGCGGCGGCGCTGCCCGCGTCCGACGCGGACGCGATCAAGCGCGCAGGCGCGCCGTGGCGCTTCTCGACGAAGCGCGTGACCGACGAGCGCCTGATCGACACGCTCGCTGCAACGGGCACCCGCTATCGCGGCGCAGACGACGACACGTGGATCGGCACGCTCGCGTCGTGGATCGTGCCGGTCGCGGTGTTCGTGCTCGTCTGGAACCTGATGCTGCGACGCCCGCGCGGCGGCCTGCAGGACTGGTCGGGCGTCGGCAAGAGCAAGCCGCGCGTCTACATGGAGGCGAAGACCGGCATCGATTTCGACGACATCGCCGGCATCGACGAGGCGAAGGCCGAGCTCCAGCAGATCGTCGCGTTCCTGCGCGCGCCCGCGCGCTACCAGCGGCTCGGCGGCAAGATCCCGAAGGGCGTGCTGATCGTCGGCGCGCCCGGCACCGGCAAGACGCTGCTCGCGAAGGCGGTCGCGGGCGAGGCGGGCGTGCCGTTCTTCTCGACGAGCGGCTCGTCGTTCGTCGAGATGTTCGTCGGCGTCGGCGCGGCGCGCGTGCGCGATCTGTTCGAGCAGGCGCAACAGAAGGCGCCGTGCATCATCTTCATCGACGAGCTCGACGCGCTCGGCAAGGTGCGCGGCGCGGGCCTCGCGTCGGGCAACGACGAGCGCGAGCAGACGCTCAACCAGTTGCTCGTCGAGATGGACGGCTTCCAGGCGAACTCGGGCGTGATCATCATGGCGGCGACCAATCGTCCGGAGATTCTCGACCCCGCGCTGCTGCGCCCGGGCCGCTTCGACCGGCACATCGCGATCGACCGGCCGGATTTGACGGGGCGCCGGCAGATCCTGTCCGTCCATGTGAAGCACGTGAAGCTCGCGCCGGACGTCGATCTCGGCGAGCTCGCGTCGCGCACGCCCGGCTTCGTCGGCGCGGACCTCGCGAACATCGTCAACGAGGCGGCGCTGCACGCGGCCGAGCTCGACAAGCCGGCCATCGACATGTCCGATTTCGACGAGGCGATCGACCGCGCGATGACCGGCATGGAGCGCAAGAGCCGCGTGATGAGCGAGCGCGAGAAGATCACGATCGCGCATCACGAGGCGGGGCACGCGCTGATCGCGCAGACCCGCGCGCACAGCGATCCGGTGAAGAAGGTGTCGATCATCCCGCGCGGCATCGCGGCGCTCGGCTACACGCAGCAGGTGCCGACCGAGGATCGCTACGTGCTGCGCAAGAGCGAGCTGCTCGACCGGCTCGACGTGCTGCTCGGCGGGCGCGTCGCCGAGGAGATCGTGTTCGGCGACGTGTCGACGGGCGCGGAGAACGATCTCGAGCGCGCGACCGAAATGGCGCGGCACATGGTTGCCCGCTACGGGATGAGCGAGCGGATCGGCCTCGCGACGTTCGGCGACGGGGAAGGGCCGGGGCTGCCGCCCGTCGTCTGGCAGCGCGGCGGCGAGCGCTGCAGCGAGAGCACCGCGACGCGGATCGACGACGAGATTCAGCGGCTCCTCGCCGAAGCGCACGATCGCGTGTCGCGAACGCTGAAGGAGCGGCGCGGCGCGCTCGATCGGATTGCGCAGTATCTGCTGAAGCACGAGGTCGTCGATCACGAGAAGCTCGTGAGGCTCGTCAACGACGAGCCGGTGCCGGAGGGCGATGCGGGCGGCGGCGCGGCGAAGCGCGGCGGCGAGAATCCCGAGCCGGCAAAGCCGCTGCCGGACGTCGGAAAAATCGGCGTCACCGACAAGGCCGACAAGGCCGATCAATCCGTGCCGCAGTAA